A genomic window from Salvia miltiorrhiza cultivar Shanhuang (shh) chromosome 5, IMPLAD_Smil_shh, whole genome shotgun sequence includes:
- the LOC131025030 gene encoding uncharacterized protein LOC131025030 isoform X1 yields MNDFRSSSSSSSSSYDSAVGPPQTNVMGSRSSSQGISHMVSRSWRDVFWLVIFIAHLVVVGFALGVFGLNRFKQLDRLNIDKYTMGFLENKDGLTEDYWPLYAVAGGVGAVLGWTWLLLLGSRATQMMKFSVHILTTYLAVISVLCFWIKQFFWGVSFAIGAALQFLYVISVIDRLPFTMLVLQRAVQMVWDLPEVTRVASLFMLVMLLWLALWSFGAAGVVALGIGDGGLWWLLVVLSVSLFWTGAVLCNVVHVVVSGMVFLVLIHGGREATSMPPKLVMSSLQHAVTTSFGSICYGSLFTAAIRTLRWEIRGLRSKIGSNECLLCCVDFLFHLVEFLVRWFNKYAYVQIGIYGKSFNHSAKDAWELFQSTGVEALIAYDCSGAVLFMGTVLGGLISGTCAAIWTRIKHPERVVMVGSTAMLMGMILVGLAMVVVESAVTSIYICYAEDPSLISRWDAAFFAQISEKLHQRLQHRSARARQVLANRVDDQIQEAVLA; encoded by the exons ATGAACGACTTTCGCTCTtcatcgtcgtcgtcttccTCCTCCTATGACTCCGCCGTCGGACCACCGCAAACG AATGTCATGGGGAGTCGTTCATCTTCTCAAGGAATCTCCCACATGGTGTCTCGTAGCTGGCGGGATGTGTTCTGGTTGGTAATATTTATAGCGCATTTGGTTGTGGTAGGTTTTGCTCTCGGGGTTTTTGGGCTAAATAGGTTTAAGCAATTGGATAGGCTAAATATTGATAAATATACAATGGGATTTCTTGAGAATAAGGATGGTTTAACTGAAGACTACTGGCCATTGTACGCTGTTGCTGGTGGAGTTGGGGCAGTTTTGGGGTGGACTTGGTTGTTGTTGCTCGGTTCACGTGCTACTCAAATGATGAAGTTCTCGGTGCACATTTTGACTACATATCTTGCTGTCATCAGTGTGCTGTGTTTCTGGATCAAGCAGTTCTTCTGGGGTGTTTCATTTGCTATTGGTGCTGCGTTGCAATTCTTGTATGTTATCTCTGTTATTGACAG GCTTCCATTTACCATGCTGGTACTACAAAGAGCAGTACAAATGGTTTGGGACCTTCCTGAGGTCACAAGAGTAGCTAGCCTTTTCATGCTCGTAATGCTTTTGTGGCTGGCCCTGTGGTCTTTTGGTGCAGCTGGGGTTGTTGCTTTAGGAATTGGTGATGGTGGTCTCTGGTGGCTTCTTGTG GTGCTGTCAGTGAGTTTGTTTTGGACTGGTGCAGTTCTCTGTAATGTTGTCCATGTTGTTGTTTCGGGTATGGTTTTTCTTGTTCTTATCCATGGCGGTCGAGAAGCAACATCGATGCCTCCCAAACTAGTGATGAGTTCATTGCAACATGCTGTCACTACTTCTTTTGGCAGTATATGCTATGGATCACTTTTTACTGCTGCTATTCGAACCCTGCGGTGGGAG ATCAGAGGATTGCGGTCAAAGATTGGCAGCAATGAGTGTCTGCTCTGCTGTGTTGATTTTCTGTTCCACTTAGTAGAGTTTTTGGTTCGCTGGTTCAATAAGTATGCTTATGTCCAG ATTGGTATTTACGGAAAAAGTTTTAATCACTCCGCAAAAGATGCCTGGGAGTTGTTCCAGTCAACCGGTGTGGAAGCACTTATAGCATACGATTGTTCGGGAGCTGTTTTGTTCATGGGCACAGTGTTGGGCGGGCTGATATCAGGAACCTGTGCAGCAATCTGGACTAGGATCAAGCATCCTGAGAGAGTAGTTATGGTGGGCTCTACTGCCATGTTGATGGGGATGATCTTG GTTGGACTGGCGATGGTAGTCGTGGAGAGCGCCGTTACATCTATTTATATCTGTTATGCAGAAGATCCTTCTTTGATAAGCAGGTGGGATGCGGCATTCTTCGCCCAGATATCAGAAAAACTACACCAACGCCTGCAGCACAGAAGTGCTCGGGCCAGACAGGTATTAGCAAATAGAGTAGATGACCAAATACAAGAAGCAGTTCTTGCTTGA
- the LOC131025030 gene encoding uncharacterized protein LOC131025030 isoform X2, protein MNDFRSSSSSSSSSYDSAVGPPQTNVMGSRSSSQGISHMVSRSWRDVFCVLCFWIKQFFWGVSFAIGAALQFLYVISVIDRLPFTMLVLQRAVQMVWDLPEVTRVASLFMLVMLLWLALWSFGAAGVVALGIGDGGLWWLLVVLSVSLFWTGAVLCNVVHVVVSGMVFLVLIHGGREATSMPPKLVMSSLQHAVTTSFGSICYGSLFTAAIRTLRWEIRGLRSKIGSNECLLCCVDFLFHLVEFLVRWFNKYAYVQIGIYGKSFNHSAKDAWELFQSTGVEALIAYDCSGAVLFMGTVLGGLISGTCAAIWTRIKHPERVVMVGSTAMLMGMILVGLAMVVVESAVTSIYICYAEDPSLISRWDAAFFAQISEKLHQRLQHRSARARQVLANRVDDQIQEAVLA, encoded by the exons ATGAACGACTTTCGCTCTtcatcgtcgtcgtcttccTCCTCCTATGACTCCGCCGTCGGACCACCGCAAACG AATGTCATGGGGAGTCGTTCATCTTCTCAAGGAATCTCCCACATGGTGTCTCGTAGCTGGCGGGATGTGTTCTG TGTGCTGTGTTTCTGGATCAAGCAGTTCTTCTGGGGTGTTTCATTTGCTATTGGTGCTGCGTTGCAATTCTTGTATGTTATCTCTGTTATTGACAG GCTTCCATTTACCATGCTGGTACTACAAAGAGCAGTACAAATGGTTTGGGACCTTCCTGAGGTCACAAGAGTAGCTAGCCTTTTCATGCTCGTAATGCTTTTGTGGCTGGCCCTGTGGTCTTTTGGTGCAGCTGGGGTTGTTGCTTTAGGAATTGGTGATGGTGGTCTCTGGTGGCTTCTTGTG GTGCTGTCAGTGAGTTTGTTTTGGACTGGTGCAGTTCTCTGTAATGTTGTCCATGTTGTTGTTTCGGGTATGGTTTTTCTTGTTCTTATCCATGGCGGTCGAGAAGCAACATCGATGCCTCCCAAACTAGTGATGAGTTCATTGCAACATGCTGTCACTACTTCTTTTGGCAGTATATGCTATGGATCACTTTTTACTGCTGCTATTCGAACCCTGCGGTGGGAG ATCAGAGGATTGCGGTCAAAGATTGGCAGCAATGAGTGTCTGCTCTGCTGTGTTGATTTTCTGTTCCACTTAGTAGAGTTTTTGGTTCGCTGGTTCAATAAGTATGCTTATGTCCAG ATTGGTATTTACGGAAAAAGTTTTAATCACTCCGCAAAAGATGCCTGGGAGTTGTTCCAGTCAACCGGTGTGGAAGCACTTATAGCATACGATTGTTCGGGAGCTGTTTTGTTCATGGGCACAGTGTTGGGCGGGCTGATATCAGGAACCTGTGCAGCAATCTGGACTAGGATCAAGCATCCTGAGAGAGTAGTTATGGTGGGCTCTACTGCCATGTTGATGGGGATGATCTTG GTTGGACTGGCGATGGTAGTCGTGGAGAGCGCCGTTACATCTATTTATATCTGTTATGCAGAAGATCCTTCTTTGATAAGCAGGTGGGATGCGGCATTCTTCGCCCAGATATCAGAAAAACTACACCAACGCCTGCAGCACAGAAGTGCTCGGGCCAGACAGGTATTAGCAAATAGAGTAGATGACCAAATACAAGAAGCAGTTCTTGCTTGA